One window of the Microbulbifer sp. Q7 genome contains the following:
- a CDS encoding thiol:disulfide interchange protein DsbA/DsbL → MRAVVALFTMLLSLAACAQDSPGKFKAGQHYEVLPQAVAQDDDSKIEVTELFWYGCGHCYHFEAPLKKWQETMPADVALKKIPAIWQPVMEVHARMFYVADAMGALDKVHGPVFNAIAQQRKMFADRDGRNWNPDNAAIAAIFADNGADGEKAVKLLNSFAINSKVKQGQAKQRAYNLSGTPEMVVAGKYRVSTSLPGLKGKSNGQQLMLEVVDFLIEKERAEKG, encoded by the coding sequence ATGAGAGCTGTTGTTGCCCTGTTTACCATGCTGCTGAGCCTTGCAGCCTGCGCCCAGGATTCGCCGGGTAAGTTCAAAGCAGGCCAGCACTATGAAGTGCTGCCACAGGCTGTCGCCCAGGACGACGATAGCAAGATCGAAGTGACCGAGCTGTTCTGGTACGGCTGTGGACACTGCTACCACTTCGAGGCGCCGCTGAAAAAATGGCAGGAAACCATGCCCGCCGACGTCGCCCTGAAGAAGATTCCGGCCATCTGGCAGCCGGTGATGGAAGTGCACGCCCGCATGTTCTACGTGGCCGACGCCATGGGTGCACTGGACAAGGTGCACGGCCCGGTTTTCAATGCCATCGCCCAGCAGCGCAAAATGTTCGCCGACCGCGACGGTCGCAACTGGAATCCGGACAACGCCGCTATTGCCGCGATCTTTGCCGACAATGGTGCCGATGGTGAAAAGGCGGTGAAACTGCTGAATTCCTTCGCCATCAACAGCAAGGTCAAGCAGGGTCAGGCCAAGCAGCGCGCCTACAACCTGAGCGGTACTCCGGAAATGGTCGTGGCCGGCAAGTACCGTGTCAGCACCTCGCTGCCCGGGCTGAAAGGAAAATCCAACGGCCAGCAGCTGATGCTGGAAGTGGTGGACTTCCTGATCGAGAAAGAACGCGCCGAAAAAGGCTGA